From the Lathyrus oleraceus cultivar Zhongwan6 chromosome 3, CAAS_Psat_ZW6_1.0, whole genome shotgun sequence genome, the window ATCACTCCAAGAACAAAgagctacatcagaacctccgagtctggctgaagatcatcctgggcaccatccatcatcgcccagcttcaaattcttcagattacatcaacacagaccagaagtgcATCTTGTACTGCATCCAaaagggtctgaagctctgccttccagcactcctcttcaagtacctcagagattctgtacaAGATACAagaaataacatgaagcccaaaaactacattcctctgggaaggcTAATCTATGACGTTCTGATCGAAAGCCctctcgtggaccatctgataacgttcagactcatggaagacgtgaTGATTGACACTGGGAGAGCTCTCAACGCCaaaaatctgaagagcatggggatttTGGATCAGGTCAAGTTCAAACCTACtatggacacctcctgggaagctcacaaagatcagaggaagatccCACATGGACTTTATCTGTTCTCAAAGATCGACCCTCCAGGGGTAATCCTGTATTATTTAGATGATCTGAGGAAAcaaggagtggatatctcagacTTCAACATTAGCCAGCTTCCAGCTGAGCCTCCGAACTTCATGAAGCGTTCACGAGGACCATCTGAGAAGGCGAAGCAAGCAAAGAAGGCAAGATTGGGAGAATCCtccggatcaagacctccagcacctctgccTGGACCTTCTGGTAAGTCCGTTTCACTAGCTCCCTCTGCACAAACATATAATATTGCTTCTTCTCTACCTCAACCCACTCATATCTATACAAACTCAGAAACTCCCCCCTCAACCACCAGAACTTCTCACCAACCATCCCAAAAATTTAACCTTGCCACCACAACCCTAACTCTTTCTGACgcagaaatgctgaatgaaaccacctcaccATCCTCATCTTCTTCTCCAGAATCACCCCCCTACTACAACATTTCATCAGACACAGAACACTCTGACCCCTCATCTCCCACTCTGGCCCAACTTCAAGCTCAGACTCTGGCCTCACAACAGCCAACACAACCCACACCTGAACCAGAAATTAGCTCTtcacccacagaacaaccaaaccCAACAACATCTGACCCTCAACCTTCTGAAACAACTCCAGCTGAAACTCAACCAAACAACTCTGACACAAACCCACATAATACATCCGCTGAACTGCAAACTCCCACTCTCAACCTATGCCCTCCCACTTCTCCACCTCCAACCTCTGAACTAGAAAAcaccctgccaaccctagaggaaaCAATAATATTGTTTGTAGGAGCTTtagttgacaaggtcaagtctctgaccatcaactctagcatcagtgatgatccttcagttgttaggacacactggaacagagttattggTTGGATGACCGttgaagccttcaagctgaagagcctctctgagcaagtccaaaatgacttcatcagagacgctgagcTAAGACTCCAGGAGCGTCTAGTCAAAGAAGCTGAGGAAAGAGCCCGcaaggaagcagaagagaaagccATACAAGAAGAAATGAAAAGActtaaggaagctgaagcccaAGCTCTAG encodes:
- the LOC127130511 gene encoding eukaryotic translation initiation factor 4 gamma-like, with the translated sequence MEDVMIDTGRALNAKNLKSMGILDQVKFKPTMDTSWEAHKDQRKIPHGLYLFSKIDPPGVILYYLDDLRKQGVDISDFNISQLPAEPPNFMKRSRGPSEKAKQAKKARLGESSGSRPPAPLPGPSGKSVSLAPSAQTYNIASSLPQPTHIYTNSETPPSTTRTSHQPSQKFNLATTTLTLSDAEMLNETTSPSSSSSPESPPYYNISSDTEHSDPSSPTLAQLQAQTLASQQPTQPTPEPEISSSPTEQPNPTTSDPQPSETTPAETQPNNSDTNPHNTSAELQTPTLNLCPPTSPPPTSELENTLPTLEETIILFVGALVDKVKDAELRLQERLVKEAEERARKEAEEKAIQEEMKRLKEAEAQALAEAAAAEAEAKAEARRAEESANRKFAEEYLETSSHGRSGKNF